Sequence from the Zeugodacus cucurbitae isolate PBARC_wt_2022May chromosome 2, idZeuCucr1.2, whole genome shotgun sequence genome:
GTCCGCGCTGCGTTGCAATTGTATGTGCCACATAATGCGACATGGACAGCATGCCGTTGCAAGGCAATATTTGTTGTGTTAGCTGTGTTGTGTAACTCAAATAGAGCAGTAAAGCAGGATGGACACATATTCACCCCGAAGGAGTAGAGCGAACTCTGAGCTAAGTATGATAGACAGCAATGTTGCGGCAGTTAAGCAGTTTGCAGACAGCAGACTCCATGCTTCGGCGTCAAAGTTGACGATAGACTGCAGCTGACGTACAACAACAGGCAACAACAAACGTTGGATAGCTGCCAGCAGCTGGTAGTGGCAAGCGGGCATGCCACAATAATACCTACACTACAGGTGCCACCGCTGACAGTTGTGTCTTGGCCCAGTTTCACTGGCGTACATttgttgcaacatgccacaGGAAGGTAAACTTATCAGACAGAGAGTGCGAGTTTCGCACAGGAACCTTTGTTAAAACACAGCAACTCCAATTATTTACAAGTGTTATTTGCACGTGCAACAATGCGCCAAAGCAACAACGGTGCATAAACTTGCAACTGCAGCGAAATATTCTGCAACTAAATAAGCgggtacttgttgttgctgggaATTGAAAGCGCTTGTCAGGAGCGGTGCTAGGTAGCACGTTTCGTGGCAGTTAAGGAAGGCATTACAACAGCTTAGCAACACATCGTCACTAGTTCAAAGTTATTTGAGTACATCTGGTGTTGTAAGTGTATGTTGCAAGGCGCAGTTCCCCCAAGTGTAGTAGCTACAGCTCAGCAACCATGTGTTCTAGTCGACCGTTCAGTGCTGATTCCACACACACTTTGTTGTGGTATTGTGGTGAACTATAAGTGTTCATCAAAGGTgctctatataaatataaatacatatatcaactTATGTGCGCATGCAGCGAGTTCCCAAATAATTGTTAGGTTAGTTTGCAAATTAGTATTCCcgacaaacaataacaattaaattgtataCTAATTATATTGTCCAATTACGTTCAATATAGTGTGACAAAGAGTATATAGTTTGAGGGAAGAACTCGGTTGAGCGTCGTGTTCAATCACAATGCAgtccattttttttaacttttactaTTATTAATGGTAAACAGTGCGTAGATAGtacataaaaatgttataaCCAGTTGCTATTCCatctcatatatttatatcagttgtttgttcgattcactaTGCTCCAAAGTTTGGTTAAAGAGCTTCaaacaatattgttttttggaaattttggaaGAAACCAaactattaaaaacaagtaaggaaaggagaagttcgggtgcaaccgaacattttatactgtcgcaatttattgatgtaattttataaagataacacatttcgacccatatattcggcataaagttcaatagaataacgaatcatcatacatagtatatggggactgaagtaattcctgaaccgatttcactcgttttcatcaccaagatacaatacatcaaagactatacgctcacttaagtttatattacctataattaggtatatgggatctaggggatgttatgacccgattttaaccatttttggttcagagacaaactgttcaaaattccctctgaattacaataaaatatctgagagaattacctatattttcgatgaaaaattaaccttactcagatcatatacagtatttgtgcaatgttttatttcgctatcttcattggttccttatgtatataaagtggaattcaaaattgagttacattggaagtaggcgtgcttgtgaaaCGGTCTCGCCCATTTTTTCATCCTTATTGTCAGGGTGTCAGGAAAATATTactaaccgaatttcattgaaatcggtcgagtagttcctgagaaatggtttttgacccataagtgagcgacgccacgcccattttacattttgtaaaaaaatctgagtgcggcttccttctgtcatttcttctgtaaaattttgtgtttttgaccttttccgttagtaagttaactcatttttagtaatttcagtataacctttgtatgggaggtggccgtggttataatcagattttttttttaatttttggactgtataaggaaatagctaaaagaaacgtctacagtttggtatatatagcttaattagtttgcaagatatgtacaaaaatccctacttttcaaaaaaaaattgcatccaaatatgcccatccttaatgcgatcctttgtaccaaattttacttttatatctttatttatggcttagttatgacattgtataggttttggttttcgccattttgtgtgcgtggcagtggtccgatatcgcccattttcaataccattcACCTCAGGgagccaaggaatatgtgttccaagtttcattaacatatctaaatttttactcaagttagcgcttacacggacagacggacagacagacagacagacggacggacagacatcagaATTTCAACttaactcgtcatcctgatcattatatatatataccccatatctaactcttttatttctgggtgatacaaacaaccgttatgtgaacaaaactataatactctgtacaacatgttgcgagagtataataataaattgaaaatatttttgcatatataataattaatcatttattaatctataatatatatactattttgatttttttagtaattgagCCACCACCACCAAGAATTTCAAAGTTCGAAAAGGCTGGTAAAAAGAAAGGCAAACCGCCACCCAAAGGTGAGTTATTCGAAATGATTTAATaccatttttctcatttttcttAGTTTCTCTGTGTGCCGCCGCCATTATACtcataaacaaaaatgtgttattaatcatattaattataaggaatttataccattttatcagcataaaaaaaatatatatatttttttttatatttttatgaagctGGCAAAGGTAAAGCTGCCAAACATGCGGCAGCGCCGTCAGCGCCGTCAGCACCATCAGCACAACCCACGACGGACGAAGAATCACCCGGCGAGACAGGTGGCATCACCGATACCGATGGTGGCACAAGTGTAGcgccaactacaacaacagagGGTGGTCAGACTACAGAATTTGAAGGCGAAAGTCCCGATGAAGGCGTACAAAGCGCTGTCAGCTCGGTTAGAACCGGTAagctatttttaatataaccaaCGTGGTTATGTTACTGAGGAACTATAGatcatgaaatttttaaatatttccttaaataataaaaatacatataattacaaCACTAAAAACAAGCTTAAATTTACATAACAAACATATAACATTTTTCCCTATCCTCTTTGCCATGACAAACAGCCAGCGATGATGAAGATGACGATGGTAATTATGAGAAAACTTTTACAGCGCTGATTCTTAACTATTCATCTTTGCAtaatgctgcttcttcttctactttatttttttttcgttgtaattttcactattttcgCACTTTTGTTTTACTGTTAGTTTTGCATTTCTAAATCTTATCTTTTTCTCTCCCTCGCTTTTGCACTTTTGCTTTTCTTCCTGCTTTGATTCGTTGAATTATTGCCGACTTTGTCCTTGTTGCACATTGCGCCGTGGTTGCATCCAATTTGTGGTTGGCGAAAATGAAATGGACATTGCCGTTAGTTAATCTTGATGTTGCCACTATGTGGCAGCGCATTCTTGCCACAACTAATTGCCGCTAAGTGCGCCTTGGCGGGTGTTTCGGTTGCAACGTTGCAGCATCATCATCTAAAAGCGTTGCATTTTACTTGGCGAAACACCTCGCACAATGCAGTGGTGATGCTGCCAAAAATTACGCAGCCTTTCGATTTGTGCGGCTTGGCCTTGACGAGACGAGGTGAGGTGAGGCGAAGGTGTGCTTTGAAGTCGCGTGAAGGCGAATGCCGTAGCTCAGCTCAGCAGTCAAAAGTAGTTTATGCAGCACATTCAAACTTGCAACGTTGTAAATTACTAACATTGCTTGCCAAAGTTGTGGCATACCGCCacagccgccgccgccaccgacGGTGAAGGATGCAACTTTTTGGTATGCCTGCTGTGTGTGCGTACGTATGTctatggctgtgtgtgtgtgtgcgtgtgttcgaGAACTTTGCTCGCTAAAGTGATGATTATTTCGCCTTACAGCGTCAGTGCGCGTGAACGTCACAATTGTCAGAATCTTTAGCAATTTACGAAGCTCTCACttcacacacacttgcatacatacatatatacacgctgCATGCAACGCCATGTGCTGCATAAATTCAAGTGACGTCTATCTAAATGGTAATCACACATCCGCTTTCAGCTCTGCACCGTCGTCTAGCAAGCGTTGCCGATTATGCAACATGATTGAGTTGATTTTCATATATGTTAATATTGAATGCTTCTTCTTCCCGAACTATCTGCCGACGTCGCTGTCATGACAATGTTTTCATATTGCATTCAATCTGCTTTCATCAAGTTTTAGTTACAAGCTTCACTCATACTTTTATACCCAGGTGTAGTATAAAATCAAGGGTATTATGGGTTGATTCACTTAACGGTAAATGGTATTAGAACGATTGTTATTGAATGAGATTCATTTATATTTGAGTTTAAAATCGTTTTATTCAGGCGTGCCTTGGTCTCAGGATCTCTAGATCACTATAATTTAGCAATCGCTAGATCTTTAATTTTAACTTGGACCAATACAAAATTTCGCTCCTGAATCCCCTTAAACATAATAAGACTCTTCATTTCTTGGATAACATCAAGAAATAATCCGAGAAGAAGcgaaaaaattaagctaaaaatgtattataacggAAATGATGATTTAGCGGTACAATAATACACACATTGAGTATAACGGTAACATAATTTTCCTCAAGTATATCTCTTCTAAGAAACCTAATTtgaattacaattaattttcgATCACCAAAACTTAATATTAACTATTACCATTTAGAAAACATTCCGTCCCACCCGAAGTGAGTCCTACCCTACTTCTTTTTATTTAGCTTGCGATTTGGcaaatttttccatttcaacTTTTTCCATCTCGGAAGCCCTTTTGATTTTCATATTCctgttcattttcatttaaagtgGCTAGCTTGGCTTCACAGCGCCGGCCAACTGCTGCAAGTTGCCACACAAAACTTGCAACAAAGCCATTTGCACAGTGTTCACTTAATTCGAAACTACAATAGCAATGACCAAAGTACACACAGCGCACACTCGAGCCGCCTAAAGCTACAGCTGTCACAAAGCTTTTCTCTTTTCTCTGCATTCAGCTTTTATTACTTTCTATCTCCGATTACTGTGGCTTCGGTGTCGGCTCGATTCTCTTTGCTGTGGCATGTAAgtgcataaattaataattttatgcttttctaatttttccatACCAATCTCTGCACTACGTCCATCAAACCAACGAATTTGATGaaaacccaacaacaacaatcacagaAACCGCCAGCAAAAAAGGTGGCAAGAAGAAGCGACGCAGCACACGCCGAAGAACGACACAGAAGCCAACAATCAGATATGTGGAAGTGAAGGTGAGTCAATTTGTGtataacataatatatattcCTGTATTTTTGAGTGTATGTTTTGCTACCAGTTTGCTATTTGTGCATTACCTTCAAACTGCTAATATGCTCTTCTGCGTTGATTTCCAATTCTTTTGCATGCAAATTCGATACCTCAGTGTTTAACTTTGGCAACCCATTGCTAGTTCAGTGTTTCTTCTGGCActtttttgttggaatttcCCCATAAAGTTATGCAAATATGCACAAATCATTTGCAACTATAAGTTCGATCTCGAATGTTGGTGCGTTAATATTTGTGAATATGCCTAGAAGTGTTAAAGAAGTTCATTTGGATTTACTTACTCAAAGTATTTTCAAGGCTAATGTGAGAGTTGTTGATGTAAGATTAATGGTCaagtttgtttttaataatgagTTAATGTGAAGTATCGGgagaaactattttaatttcaatgtaaGTGATATATACATTATCATCGGTTACATGGTTCATAAATCTACAAATACCTGCAAATACCTCCCATATCAGTACATAAAGCAGGCaggaagaacatttattgaggTGCTCAAAAAAGCTCTTACTTTGTAAAAGCTCATTAAGCTTAAGCTCGTAACATATTTTACCACTTATCTATTTTCTTTTTACAGAAAACAGTACAGGAGTACGTAAAGACTCCACGTGTCCACTGCCACTTTGGTGATATTGACTCTAGCAATCTTGATCCGAACATTAAATACGTATATGTACTGCGTAAAGATCCATATGGCATACGTAAGTAAaactttatgaaataaataatactcCACATACTCATTTTCTGGTAATATAATGGCCTTTATAAGGTTTTGTGCTATAAGAGATCAAATTAGGGGTCCTAGTCAAAATCTGAAAGAGTCTCTCCGAACTATTCGATACCAGACTTGGTTTTAGATAGGGTGGTtctgatgctggaaaaagtgATATTATGTGAAGGGCTTTGTCTAGTTCGAAATCAGCATAAATGCCACCAACAATCGAAGTTTGGAGATGAAGGGCAGAACATTTGCCAAAACATGCTCTTGATGAATAAACCATTTGCTCTCTAAGTTCTTCGTAATTCTTTTATACGGCGCAGAAACATGGATGAAGACGAACCGCGGTGAGAGAACTGTTTTCCCCCAAGAACTTTATACTGAAGATGGaaccatgaactgtatgagCTCTACGGCGACGTGAATACAGTTATGCACATACAAATACCAAAGAAGCTTATTTTATCTATCTTtgataccaacctcctcagagtgctaAGAAATATTTGTACTAAGGTTTGTTGAAACTTATCTTACACgatcggacggacagacagtcgGTATTCAATTCTTCTCGATACTCAGAAGAGTACTTTTAAGTCATTGTAGGCATCACTAATATATGTAGGTCAGAAGTCAAAAGACAGGGATGAGAAATATAGAATCTAACCCACGTATTCCTTCAAAAacagagatatacatatgtacgaaaatAAGTTTCACCTGATTTAATATGCTTTATGGACACGTGTTTATAATCGTTTAATATTAATGCAATTATTAACTCTATGCATCGCACACTTATTGCTTTCGGTTCATCACGAATGCGAACGCTCATATCATTCATATTTGATTACCACTCAACTGCTGTTGACCTTCAACAAATGTTCACTCATTCACAGGTAGTTTCTACAATCGCGCTGAATGCTTTGCGGAGATGCCGAAATACTTTATTGTTGGCACCATAAATGGTGCTGTGATTAATTCGTTGCAGAGTGATTTGAATTTGGTAAGTTTCGTTATAATTGATTGGCCAATCGAACACACATACTCGCTAACACACATGTATGCGGGGCACTAACAATGCAATGATGAATTGTACACAAATTGTCGAAAGAT
This genomic interval carries:
- the LOC128922477 gene encoding uncharacterized protein LOC128922477 — its product is MQFNNDNPSPAMESHFALELDNRLLWLRYIISNLIGVYDPDSVTALIDNHFEEFTHFLNDKCLRNSDIRLVLLTVWRTYYDKMVEKEITVLEEVIEPPPPRISKFEKAGKKKGKPPPKAGKGKAAKHAAAPSAPSAPSAQPTTDEESPGETGGITDTDGGTSVAPTTTTEGGQTTEFEGESPDEGVQSAVSSVRTETASKKGGKKKRRSTRRRTTQKPTIRYVEVKKTVQEYVKTPRVHCHFGDIDSSNLDPNIKYVYVLRKDPYGIRK